A genomic segment from Triticum dicoccoides isolate Atlit2015 ecotype Zavitan chromosome 1A, WEW_v2.0, whole genome shotgun sequence encodes:
- the LOC119366451 gene encoding fasciclin-like arabinogalactan protein 11, with protein sequence MEAHMRFMTATFLLVLLSLSAAAPSVRGQAVAAAPAPAAAAPKTIKAVLTKAGQFTKFLQLLQSTQEEEQIDTQLKGKASTGAGLTVFAPPDNAFTALKSGTLNSLSDQQKTSLVQFHVVSQLLPMAQFDTVSNPLRTQAGDTGRGKYPLNVTSDGGGRVNISTGVVNASVDGTLYTGDRLVVYQVDKVLLPWALYGPPVPAPVPLPAADKDKDKKKAGPVAVADAPEADTATASAAAPREMRGLGGGLCMVAVAVAAAWCGM encoded by the coding sequence ATGGAGGCGCATATGCGATTCATGACGGCCACCTTTCTCCTCGTGCTCCTCTCTCTGTCCGCAGCCGCTCCGTCAGTTCGTGGCCAGGCGGTGGCGGCCGCGCCGGCTCCAGCGGCGGCTGCCCCGAAGACGATCAAGGCGGTGCTGACCAAGGCCGGGCAGTTCACCAAGTTCCTCCAGCTGCTGCAGTCGACGCAGGAGGAGGAACAGATCGACACCCAGCTCAAGGGCAAGGCCTCCACCGGCGCCGGCCTCACCGTCTTCGCGCCGCCCGACAACGCCTTCACCGCGCTCAAGTCCGGCACCCTCAACTCCCTCTCCGATCAACAGAAGACGTCGCTGGTGCAGTTCCACGTGGTCTCCCAGCTGCTCCCCATGGCGCAGTTCGACACGGTGAGCAACCCGCTGCGCACGCAGGCCGGCGACACCGGCAGGGGCAAGTACCCGCTCAACGTCACGTCCGACGGCGGCGGGAGGGTGAACATCTCCACCGGCGTCGTCAACGCCTCCGTCGACGGCACGCTCTACACTGGCGATAGGCTGGTGGTGTACCAGGTGGACAAGGTGCTGCTGCCGTGGGCGCTCTACGGGCCGCCCGTGCCCGCGCCCGTGCCGTTGCCGGCGGCGGACAAggacaaggacaagaagaaggccgggccggtggcggtggccGACGCGCCGGAGGCCGATACAGCCACGGCGTCCGCGGCGGCGCCCCGGGAGATGCGGGGCCTCGGCGGCGGTCTCTGCATGGTGGCCGTCGCCGTGGCGGCCGCGTGGTGTGGCATGTGA